The following is a genomic window from Ictalurus furcatus strain D&B chromosome 14, Billie_1.0, whole genome shotgun sequence.
agtgagtacacccctcacatttgtgtaaatatctgattatatgttttgatgtgacaacactgaagaaatgacacgttgctacaatgtaaaagtgagtgtacagcttgtgtaacagtgtaaatttgctgtcccctcaaaataactcaacacacagccattaatgtctaaaccgctgccaacaaaagtgagtacacccctaagtgaaaatgtccaaattgggcccaaattgtcaatattttgtgtggccaccattattttccagcactgccttaaccctcttgggcatggagttcaccagagcttcacaggttccactggagtcctcttccactcctccatgaccacatcacggagctggtggatgttagagaccttgtgctcctccaccttccgtttgaggatgccccacagatgctcaatagggtttaggtctggagacatgcttggccagtccatcaccttcaccctcagctgctttagcaaggcagtggtcgtcttggaggtgtgtttggggtcgttatcatgctggaatactgcatactgatcatgctctgcttcagtatgtcacagtacatgttggcattcatggttccctcaatgaactgcagctccccagtgccggcagcactcatgcagccccagaccatgacactcccaccaccatgcttgactgtagaagacacacttgtctttgtactcctcacctggttgccccacacacgcttgacaccatctgaaccaaataagttgatcttggtctcctcagaccacaggacatggttccagtaatccatgtccttagtctgcttgtcttcagcaaacggtttgtgggctttcttgtgcatcatctttagaagaggcttccttctgggacgacagccatgcagaccaatttgatgcagtgtgcggcgtatggtctgagcactgacaggctgaccccccaccccttcaacctctgcagcaatgctggcagcactcatacgtctatttcccaaacacaacctctggatatgacgctgagcacgtgcatcaacttctttggtggaccatggcgaggcctgttctgagtggaacctgtcctgttaaatcgctgtatggtcttggccaccgtgctgcagctcagtgtcagggtcttggcaatcttcttatagcctaggccatctttatgtagagcaacaactgtttttttcagatcctcagagagttctttgccatgaggtgccatgttgaacttccagtgaccagtatgagggagtgtgagagcgatgacaccaaatttaacacacctgctccccattcacacctgagaccttgtaacactaacaagtcacatgacaccggggagggaaaatgtctaactgggcccaatttggacattttcacttaggggtgtacccacttttgttggcagcggtttagacattaatggctgagtgttgagttattttgaggggacagcaaatttacactgttacacaagctgtacactcactactttacattgtagcaaagtgacatttcttcagtgttgacacatgaaaagatataatcaaatatttacaaaaatctgaggggtgtactcacttttgtgagatactgtatatagacacacacatgcacacgcacacacacacacacacacatttaaacattgcatgtgtatgtgtgtgtttgcatgtgaaGTGGTTTAGACAGGATGTTTAATTATACGGATCTGAAACCCAAGAGCAAGCTGCATTTGTACCAAAAGCTCGAGATGGAAGCGTACCTGTTCTTTTTTCTGCTGACTTGCACAAATATGCAAGTTGCTTCTGCTGGTATGTTGAGTTTATGTTTATCTGTATGATTATTATTGCAGTTAACTTTGTAATACTGGTTATAAAAACTATACTGAAAATTATTCTGACAACATGGAACCGTGTACGTGGTATATATGTGAAGTGTATTTAAGTTATTCATGTAAAGAACATGATTAGTGAGAGATCTGGTGCCGGTTATAGATatcattttacacatttatagcGTCCTCCATAATGTTTGGAAATGGGGATAATTTGGATTTATTTGCCTCTAAACTTGCCACAAGATTTAACTTTATTTGCCACAGATTTAACTTTGTACTCAAACAATTCATGTGTGAGTAAAGTGCACATTCTTCTATTTTAATAAAGGATATTTTTGATACATTTTAGTTTTACCATGAAGAATTTACGGCACTTTTTATACAATGCTACTTAATACTACTTAGCCACAAAAACAGGATGGCTAGGttaaagtttattaaaaaataattataagtgCCTGCAgggttctgaaaaaaaaaggattaaattCAGTTCAATGCTCCCAAACATACTGTCAAAGCCAACAAATAAGTTTTTTACAGCTAAAAGCTAAGAGATTCTTGACAGACCAAGTCACTCACCTGATCTAAAACATATTAAGCACGCCTTTCAAATGCCGAAGAAACAACGTAAGGGGAGTTAAGGCCCCAAAACCAACAGGAGCTGAAGATgactgcagtacaagcctggcaGAGCATCAGCAGAGAAGATACACAACACCTTCTGATGTCTATGAGTCACAGCTGTCACTGCATACAAACGATATGCAGCAGAGTACTAAGCATGACTAATTTACTGTGCATACCACTGCTGTGTAACAAAGACTATGCTGTGTTGATGGAGGCTTAGGTATAAACTGTGCTGTAATTTCTACATGGTAaaactaaaatgtatttatttttttaaaatgttctttattaAGATCTGAGAATATGCACTTGAACCACATGTGAATAATTTGAGTACAAATTTACAACTGTGGAGTACAGaggcaaataaaaataaataatgccaTTATAGAGTACactgagtaataataataataataataataataataataataataataataacaacaacaacaacaataacaataataataatttagaatATATATCATCTTCATCTAGATCACACTTTTCATTTTGAGCCAGGAAAAAGGTTTACTGACAGGCTCTATAATAACTGAATAAGTCATTCTAAACCGGCTGTCATGTCCTGGCAAATTcccaactccatttcccagaatgccccacaaactacaaacatggccaacgtctacaactcccaaaactacacacagacacgtcaccttctcctgaggacttaatcagagacacctgttcccaattacacgctcaatcacaccacacataaaagagactctCATAGACGCCGCCTTTGTGAAATGTGCGTAGTCACGTTTAGTCTCTGCTCTTACTGAGCCATGAGACTGTGATTGTGTATTCTGGGTTCGACTTTGTTTTTGACCTGGtgtttttgccttgccttgcctggCCTGGACTGTTTGCCTGGTCACCCGACCTCTGCCTGGTCCTTTGGACTcactgttttattaaactgccatacctgcacttgcatctctTCTAACCCTCATTATGTGACACCAGCCTTTAAACTGAATTTATAAATGTGCATAGAACCTGTATTCTTCACACTCAACCCTATTCTTGAGTTTGGGGatgataaacaaaaaacatttattgttgGCAGAGCTGCGATTAATCCTAGGAATAGATAATAAGCCTGCCTCAGCTGAACAAAGTGCTTgagatttcaattcaattttatttgtatagcgctttttacaatagacgttgtctcaaagcagctttacagaaatatataaacacggtatacagatattaaaggtgtgaatttatcccaaatgagcaagccagtggcgacggtggcaaggaaaaactccctaagataaaaaagaggaagaaaccttgagaggaacccgactcagaagggaacccatcctcatctgggtaacaacagatagtgtgaaaaagttcattatggatttatatgaagtctgtagggccttaggagcagccgtagtcccagcagtctggaattggagtagatgagagctccatccagaggcaggacatccgaaacggatcaggcaggtccggagagcagagaggatcaggatctctagtatctccataaaattgtgCATGTGAGATGGGTTATACTACTCCAGAAGATCAGTAAGATACAACATTAAACCCTTCAGAACTTTACAGAGCATTAGTAAGTCTTTGTAGTCAATTAAAAACCTAATAAGCagtgtaaacaaaataaaactgtgatATGACCCTCTTTTCTTACTGGTCTTTTGACTAGAATTTTCCGCTTTGCACCAGAAGTCAACTACACATTCATCCTGtgttaaatgtagaaaaaaaaaagtgacaaaataataaaaaggaacaCAATTTTCCACCAAATGTAGTGCTTGATGCATGGGATGATTTACACAAGCACATTTAGTGCACTACGCTAAACAggaggctgtggctcagggggtagagtgggttgtacagtaatcgtagggttggcagttcgattcccggcccacgtgactccacatgactccacatgctgaagtgtccttgggcaagacactgaaccccaagttgctctcgatggcaagttagtgccttgtgtggcagctctgctaccattggtgtgtgtgtgaatgaatgagacacagtgtaaagcactttggataacaacgctatataagtgcagaccatttataaGCTTCTACTATTTGTTATTTGCCTCACATCCGCTGggttgaaatgaaagaaaatcaaaCAGACACCAAACACATCTCTGGGTAAAGGTGAACCTGtgcacattttatatttaactgtTCCTTTAAGAATTGTTCATTTTTTGCAGATACATCTTTGTCGAATTTAAAATCGGCTGACACACTGACTGTGCGACAGAAAGAGAACATCACGCTGCAGTGTGACATCACTGGCAATGAGGATGTGGCCTGGTATCTTCTGAGTTCAGACAGGTTTACACTTCTGATCTCAGCACGGAAAACTCGCACGCGTAAAGGCCTCCCCGTTTATTATAACAAAGACGAGAGTCGCTTTGCCCTGAAGCCAGACAGCGAGATTAACACGGCTATCTTCACCGTCTTCAGTCTAAGGGAGGACGATGAGGGACTTTATTTCTGTGGAACTGCAGCCAAGCCAACACAGCTGCATTTCGGCAGTGGCACCAGACTGCAGTTTGAAGGTTTGTgcactttaatttattttttaattaatatgtatATTAGGATTTATCATTGCATGAAGCTTAAATGCAAAAGAAGAAGTAGATAGAAGATGGATCTGACCCATCAAACCTTTACAGTCATATCCAGACTGGGATTATAGAACAAGACCAGCAACACGAACATACTGAACAAATGATTCAGTGCTTCaagaaatacaaaacaaatggtgatatattttttcacacaaaCGATTAGAATTACTTAAATACTTTAAGTTCTGCACCAAATTAATTCACGTAAATATGCAGCTAACACCCAAAGTGTATATTTTACTTTACTGGcttaaattttatattatttttcaagAGCTCACAAAACTAGAGAAAAGgagtgtttatttaaatgtttatttaaatcgATTGCATAATGATTTGGGGGCGTGGTCTTTGAACACAAATCACATTTGCAGaactgaatctctctctctctctctctctctctctctctctcatacacacaaatataacaaGTGGTTTTCTGTTTCCATTTTGGTGAAGAGCATGCGAGATGCTTAGTAACAGCGTTTTGATTGTCTTAATTCCTCTCAGACAAAAGCAAAGACACACAGGAAACTTTCTCTACACAGAAACCACATGAAGGAGAAGTGGAGAATACTGgtaataaacataaacagcaTGATTCACTTCTGTGATTAAATATACATCCATAAAACAGaatttaaatctctctctctctctctctctctctctctctctctctctcaggtactgtgagtgtgtgtgagagagtggtAATGTTTGGTGGTGTGGGCGTGGTCACCTTGCTCTTAATCCTGACTACTGTAGTTGCATGCAGCGTGATCAAACATGGACAACGTCAGTCATGAGATAAATTATGCTGATGCAAgttattgagctttaaaaaaaagtttttacaaataatttacaaaagtATTACAAAATAAAGTGTTTGCACAAGTTGTAATTTTTCTTGTATTTAATTCTGTACTGCACTTTGAtgttttctcctttttattGTTCGGTAATGTCCCTCTGGAGGTATCTGTCTCTTCACTACTGTTAGATTCAACCGCAACtcgaactccatttcccagcataCACAGCGGCCTACAAACACGGCCGCCCCGACACAACttcccacaacacacacacacacacgcacgcacgcacccgACTACGCTCTCAGTCACTGGacttttaatcacacacacacacacacacacacacattctcatccACACACCAATCATTGTGCACTATATAAACCTCTTCTTGGTTCAGCCTCACTGTGAAGTAATCACTCAGTTTCTCTTGTGTTTTGTCATTATCAAGCCGTTGTTATTGGTCTTTGTGTCCTGGTTTTGATCTTTGCCGATGTTTTTGATTGGTCACTGTTTTGCCTCTGTTACTCTGATTGCTCGACCCTACTTCtcgatgtgctttttttgttttttatttttaataaatttgcaaagatttcaaacaaacttctttcacgttgtcattatggggtgttgtttgtagaattttgaggaaaataatgaattgaatccattttggaataaggctgtagcATAACATGTGGtcaaagtgaagcgctgtgaatactttccggatgcaatGTAACTGTGATTATTTACTAAATGGGGATAAATCCAGTAAATATTGTTTTAGACATGCATATCCCTCATGAATCCAGACTGATTTTCATCACCAGTCataggggaaaaagaaagtacaccctcgtTCAAttccatatttttatttatcagggcctaaataacaattgtgtggtcctcaccaacttcaatcaacaaacaaaaaacaaaacaaatttcaaCATGTAGTCATTTTCCATTTAGTCAAATAGAAACCAACATTCtgaaaccaggtgggaaaaaataagtgtACCCTTCCTATGTCCATAAAATTAAGAGAGTTATTAGTAGCCAGATGTTTCcaatgaaatgcacaagattagtCAATCATCAAGAAGAGCGAGTATATTTATAAAAGCAGATTTGGCAGTTTGGTTTTCCTGGAGCTCTCAGGTGTGTTTCTAAATCATGCCAAGAggaaaggacatcagccatgacctcagagaagcaattaTTGCTACTCATTAATCtaggaagggttataaggccacctccaaactatttgaaattcaccattctacagtgagaaggattgtttacaaatggagagttCAATTTAATTAAGTTTTATTAGTATaacgcttttaacagtggacattgtcccagagcagcggtacagaaatatatacattcaggatatagatgttaactgtatgaatttatctctaatgagcagccagaggagacggtggtgagaaaaaactccctgagacgatatgaggaagaaaccttgagaggaaccagactcagaaggaacccgtcctcatctgggtgacaccggatagtgcgactataaataaatacaccccttctataaatgcgctaatactacatgctcaaatagtgcagttgtgtaagcaggaaattcattacagtttctacatgaa
Proteins encoded in this region:
- the LOC128618156 gene encoding uncharacterized protein LOC128618156, which encodes MFNYTDLKPKSKLHLYQKLEMEAYLFFFLLTCTNMQVASADTSLSNLKSADTLTVRQKENITLQCDITGNEDVAWYLLSSDRFTLLISARKTRTRKGLPVYYNKDESRFALKPDSEINTAIFTVFSLREDDEGLYFCGTAAKPTQLHFGSGTRLQFEDKSKDTQETFSTQKPHEGEVENTGTVSVCERVVMFGGVGVVTLLLILTTVVACSVIKHGQRQS